The following coding sequences are from one Deltaproteobacteria bacterium window:
- a CDS encoding type II toxin-antitoxin system HicA family toxin has protein sequence MPKLPGVNHQRAVKAFEKSGFWIARQGKHIVMTNGKRIITIPRANPIDTYTMAGIIRDTGISIEEFKNLL, from the coding sequence ATGCCTAAGCTACCCGGTGTAAACCACCAACGTGCAGTGAAAGCCTTTGAAAAGTCAGGTTTCTGGATTGCAAGACAAGGGAAACATATCGTAATGACTAATGGAAAACGTATTATTACCATTCCAAGAGCAAATCCAATAGACACTTATACTATGGCTGGGATTATCAGAGATACTGGTATTAGCATAGAAGAGTTCAAAAATCTCTTATAG